CAGTTGTGTTACCGTGCCGTCCTCCTGCTTCACCTCGTAGAGCGGCAGTGGTTTCTCATAGCCTTCCACCTGCACTTCGATCTGCCCAAGCGGCAGAAAGGTGGGCGGAAACTCCAGTAAGGCAGACGAGGTTTTAAAGGATGACAGCACCAGCCAGACCACCGGTCCGAACATCAGGAAAATGCCGAAGGCCAGATAAAAATAAGTAAAGACATCGGTCCAGTGAAGCCGACCCTTCCCGCCGCGCCTGGCGGTCAAAAGGCTGCCGATGGTGCGGACGGGTTTGGCGGAAATGTCAGGCATCGTCCTTCCTCCGGGTTGCGGCCAGCTGAGCCATGGTTAGGACGAAGAGCGCCACCCCTAGAACCACAGATGCGGCAGAAGCCAGACCAAAATTCTGCACCTGGTTGGTGAAACCGGTATTGTAAATGTACTGGACGATGAATTGTGTGGCTGTACCCGGGCCACCACCGGTCAGCACGAAAACTTCATCGAAAATCTGAACGCCCTTGATCAGCGCCAGCACAATCACCACAAGCATGTTGGGCCAGAGGAGCGGCAGAGTGATCCGCCAGAAGACACGCTCTGAGCTGGTGCCGTCCATTTCGGCGGCCTCGTAGAGATCAGGGGGGATCGCCTGCAAACCGGCCAGCAGGATCAGGGTGTAAAAACCCATATGGGCCCAGATCGAGACGAAGATCGCCCAGAACATCGACCATTCGGGACTGACGAAGAACAGAATCTTATCCAGCCCTATTGAGACGAGGAATGCGTTCAGGATACCGTCGCGCAGCAGGATCCACTTCCAGATAAGCGCCACAACAACCGGCGATAACAGGACGGGGAAGAAAAACACTGCGCGGAAAAATCCGCGGGCGCGTATTTCGCGATTCAGGATCAGTGCGGTGATCAGCGAGAACAGGACCATGAAACTCACCTGGAAGAAGACGAAGACAAGGGTGTTGTAAATGCCTTTCCAGAACCGGTCCTCACGGCAGGTTTGGGGGTCCGTAATGTTCTCGCATTCCAGCAGGAAGCCATATTGCTCCGTGCCGACGAAAGGCCTGTCGGACGGAAAGAGCTGGATACCTCCGGTCAGTGAGTAAAAGAAATTTATGAAGAGGGGCAGGATGACGAAAAGGCCAAAAAACGCCAGATTCGGGAGCAAAAAGATCCAGGGCATTTTCCTGACGCCGATGCCCCGTTGGATTGCGGCAAGCGGCAGCTCGAGCATCCGGAACAGTAACCGGACAGGGGCACCCGCAAGACCGGCAAGACGGCCAGTGAATGTAAGATCGCTGTCCTGCGCCAAGGTGTCCTCCCGCAATCAATGCGCCCTGGCCCGATATCGGGCCAGGGCAAGTTTGTAGATTAGTTGCGTTCCTTTTCAGCCAACTCTTTCTCAACGTCGGAAGTCATCCGCTCATAGGCTTCGTCAAGCGTCAACTCGCCGACAATGGCTTCGTTCAGACGCGAGATCAGCGCATTGAACATCACCCGGTTGTTGGCGTAGCCCTGCAGGTCGAAGGCCACTGGCGAGATACCGGGCACAGCGGCAGAGAAGGTCGACAATGCATGCTTGGCACGAGGGTCGTCGGTGTCAAAGTCCACGCCGCTCTCCGCCAGACCGAGATGGCCGGGGATAAAGAGCGTCTTGCCGTAGAATTCTGACAGTTGCTTCTCCTGAGCGAGGAAGTCCATAAGTTTGGCGACTTCCTCGGGATGATCGGTCCCTGCAAGTCCGACTAGTGCCGCACCGCCAGGCATACCGGTACAGGCGGCAGGTCCGCATGGTGCGGGAACAGCCCACCAGTCAAAGGCATCGCCGATCGTCTCGGCGAATTGCGGGATCTGCCAGGATCCGGACATATACATGACTGTCTGTGCGTTGGCGAAGTCCTCGTTAGCGCCAAGATAAGCCGAGCCGGAGACCGAACCCCAGAGATCTTTGGACATGGTGCCGTCCTGATGCCAGTCATAAAGACGCTGTGCCATTTGCTTCAGGCCATTGTCCACCAGTGCGGGATTGCCGGCTGAATCGAACATCTTCGCGCCCATGGCAATTGCCGGACCGGAAACACGGTGCCCGGAACGGTCCCAGGCCATCGGGATCGGAATGTCCAGCTTGTCGGCCACCTTGTTCACCGCAGTGGCGTAGTCGTCCCAGGTCGCTTTATTGCCGGGCAGCGCGACTCCCGCCTGCTCGAAGAGGGTCTTGTTGATGTATGGACCGGTCACGGTCAACTGGGTCATGAAGCCGTTGATGGCATTCCCATCGGGATCCAGCCACTTCAGGAAAGGGCCGAAATTGGTCCGCCAGTAATTGGCGTCCTTAAGATAAGGTGTCATGTCGAGGTAATGTTCCGACAGGCCGCCGAGGTCGGTGACACGCGCAAGGTCGGGGCCTTCACCCGCGGCCAGCTGCACCGGCAGGCTTTCGATAATGGATTTGTAGGGCACCACATCGAGCACGACGGTGATGTCGGAATTTTCAGCCTCGAAACGATCCAGAAGCCCTTGCATGACTTCGCCTTCGATGCCGTCATTGTACCACGTCATCCGCAACTCGGTATCAGCAAGCGCGGCTCCCGTGGAGAGTCCGAGCGCCAGAGCGCAGGTTCCCAAAAGCAGTTTAAATTTACCAATCATAATTTCCTCCCATGAATGGTTTGAGTGTTAAGCCCGTAGCCGGGCCGTCGAATTCATTTTCGAAAGCGTATCGGAATCAACGTAATCGGTCAAGGACGCTGGGACAGGACACCGGGACCCGGTCTTGTCAGGTCAAGATGTTCGGTAATTTCGCCTCAAAGAGCAGATCGGGTGCCGGCCCCGAACGGAAATTGCATATCCGCACATTGCCCGTCGGTATGAGCTGCGCCAAGCCTGCACCAAGCCTGTTGCACGATTTTCCCCGGGCTTCTACTCTGGAGTTCTGGTGTACCTACTTAGCGGGGGCGGCGTAAATGCAATCTTTAACAAGAGCCGGGTTAAGACGCCTTCTTTGCCTCAAAGACATTGTTTCCCCTAACGGGTCGGTGGTCGGGGAGTATATCGAAGGTAAAGTGCGGATACGGCATTATCAGCTCGGTCCGGGCCGCATACCCGCACTTTCCATCGCGCCTGTTCGGCATGAGCCCGGATCTTGTGCCGTGCTCTACTGTCATGCCCACGGAGGTGCCTACGGGATCGGGAAATCCGAGTTGCTTGAGGGCCGGCCTGCGCTCCTGAACCCGCCCCTGGCACGTGCCATCGCAGAGGCGGGCGCGGTAGTTTTTTGCGCCGATATGCCGGGGTTTGGTGAGCGCCAGCCGGAAGGATCCGAATCCGCACTCGCTAAGTCTGCTCTTTGGACCGGGCAAACGCTTCTTGGCCAAATGGTCAGTGATCAGCTTCTCGCCCTTGCTGTTCTCATTGAGCATGAGAAACCCTCGCGGGTCGCGACCCTTGGCATTTCAATGGGGGGTACGCTTGCCTATCTGGTGGCTGCGCTGCGTGAAGACATCGCGGCAGTAGCGCATCTCTGTGTTTTCGCCGATATCGCCCCGCTGATCGAAACCGGAGACCATGATCTTCATGGGCCGTATTTGACGATCCCGGGGTTGCTTCCTGCATATGATATGAGTGACATTGCCGCTTTGGTGACGCCAAGGTATCAACTTGTGGCGACTGGAGGCGGTGATCCGCTAACCCCGGACAGCGCCTATGAATGCGCAATGGCGCGACTTACAGAAGCCTATGGCGATCATCCCGAACGTCTGACGATCATTCGCGATAAAAACTCGGGACACTGCGAAACCGAGCTCATGCGCGAGGCGGTTTTGGCTTTTCTTGCAGCGCGATTTGAAATGACACCTTAAAATGAGGGGAATGTTCTTCCCTGAGAGCAAGATTTACCCGGCTTTCCCTCCTGTTGTCGATCCTTGCATCATTCGCAACGGGGCTTATGTCGCCCCCGAATCGCCGGGGTTTTCAATTGAAATGAAAGCCCGGAGCATTTCCGATAACACGTTCCTGCCGGCAATCGAAGAGGCCGGTAAGTAGTTCCTGGAACACCTCCGGGCAAATGTTGAAAAAATGCCAGATCTGCCTTATCAACATGAACGGCGGAAGAAATGATTTAGGTCGTCAAGGCGGGGTATATCGTATCATGCCTTCGGCGGGATGACGCCTTTTCTGAACATAAAGCACCCGTAGAAGCGGCGTTCACCCGTTTGAATGACACAATGGGCCATGCGCGCCAAATCGTAAAAAGCAAAGCGCTCCACTCCGATCATCGGACGGGATTTGCCTTCGGCACTGTCGATGACGGCCTGCACTTCAGCCTGTACGGGCGGAATTTCACCGGGGGAGTCGACCATTTCCATACGGCAGGCGAAATCATCGACGAATGTATCAAGCGGAAGGACGGACAGTATCGCTTCGGCGGTTTCCGCAGAGGTGAGGTTCTCCATCTGCAGCAACCGGCCGACAGAAGTGTGTTTTGCCACGGAGAAGGCCGGAAAATTCGTATCGCAGATAATGATCATATCACCGTGTCCGGCCGACCTCAGCGCATGCAGAACATCGGCGTTCAACCTGTTATCAAGTCCCTTGAGCATCTACTTTTCTCCGCACAGCTTGAGTCTTTCGGCAACTGCACCTGCAAGTGCCGCATGCGCCTCCGGCTCAAAATGGATCCCATCCACTTCGGATACGGCAATACTTTCTGCAGCCATCATTGTCCCGTAACCCGCACCCGATAGCAAATCAGGAATACAGCGCTGCATCTGCTGTGATTTTGCAGCCCCGCCGATGAACTTCTCCGCAAGACAACCGGTTTCTATGATCGGCGGAGGGCAGATGAAGAGCATCTCCGGTGCGTCGCCGCCGGGTCCGGCTTCGGATTGCGATATCGTCTCGGCGATCTTGATCAGGGACAGTCCGATATCAAAGGCGGTGACAGAAAACCTTGCCTTCAGGTCGTTT
The Parvularculales bacterium DNA segment above includes these coding regions:
- a CDS encoding sugar ABC transporter permease, with product MAQDSDLTFTGRLAGLAGAPVRLLFRMLELPLAAIQRGIGVRKMPWIFLLPNLAFFGLFVILPLFINFFYSLTGGIQLFPSDRPFVGTEQYGFLLECENITDPQTCREDRFWKGIYNTLVFVFFQVSFMVLFSLITALILNREIRARGFFRAVFFFPVLLSPVVVALIWKWILLRDGILNAFLVSIGLDKILFFVSPEWSMFWAIFVSIWAHMGFYTLILLAGLQAIPPDLYEAAEMDGTSSERVFWRITLPLLWPNMLVVIVLALIKGVQIFDEVFVLTGGGPGTATQFIVQYIYNTGFTNQVQNFGLASAASVVLGVALFVLTMAQLAATRRKDDA
- a CDS encoding ABC transporter substrate-binding protein, encoding MIGKFKLLLGTCALALGLSTGAALADTELRMTWYNDGIEGEVMQGLLDRFEAENSDITVVLDVVPYKSIIESLPVQLAAGEGPDLARVTDLGGLSEHYLDMTPYLKDANYWRTNFGPFLKWLDPDGNAINGFMTQLTVTGPYINKTLFEQAGVALPGNKATWDDYATAVNKVADKLDIPIPMAWDRSGHRVSGPAIAMGAKMFDSAGNPALVDNGLKQMAQRLYDWHQDGTMSKDLWGSVSGSAYLGANEDFANAQTVMYMSGSWQIPQFAETIGDAFDWWAVPAPCGPAACTGMPGGAALVGLAGTDHPEEVAKLMDFLAQEKQLSEFYGKTLFIPGHLGLAESGVDFDTDDPRAKHALSTFSAAVPGISPVAFDLQGYANNRVMFNALISRLNEAIVGELTLDEAYERMTSDVEKELAEKERN
- a CDS encoding alpha/beta fold hydrolase; this encodes MQSLTRAGLRRLLCLKDIVSPNGSVVGEYIEGKVRIRHYQLGPGRIPALSIAPVRHEPGSCAVLYCHAHGGAYGIGKSELLEGRPALLNPPLARAIAEAGAVVFCADMPGFGERQPEGSESALAKSALWTGQTLLGQMVSDQLLALAVLIEHEKPSRVATLGISMGGTLAYLVAALREDIAAVAHLCVFADIAPLIETGDHDLHGPYLTIPGLLPAYDMSDIAALVTPRYQLVATGGGDPLTPDSAYECAMARLTEAYGDHPERLTIIRDKNSGHCETELMREAVLAFLAARFEMTP
- a CDS encoding RbsD/FucU domain-containing protein codes for the protein MLKGLDNRLNADVLHALRSAGHGDMIIICDTNFPAFSVAKHTSVGRLLQMENLTSAETAEAILSVLPLDTFVDDFACRMEMVDSPGEIPPVQAEVQAVIDSAEGKSRPMIGVERFAFYDLARMAHCVIQTGERRFYGCFMFRKGVIPPKA
- a CDS encoding GDSL-type esterase/lipase family protein; translation: MKTLVCFGDSNTHGTSPMADISGGNRFDAGIRWPQRLQKQTGTSWQVIEEGLPGRTTLHDDPIEGCFLNGLAYLPAVLRSHKPIDMILIMLGTNDLKARFSVTAFDIGLSLIKIAETISQSEAGPGGDAPEMLFICPPPIIETGCLAEKFIGGAAKSQQMQRCIPDLLSGAGYGTMMAAESIAVSEVDGIHFEPEAHAALAGAVAERLKLCGEK